The Listeria cossartiae subsp. cossartiae genome includes the window ATTTTAGGCGCTTATGCGTTGTCGAAATTACGCTTTAAAGGGCGAATGACGATTAATGCCAGTTTTTACACGGTTTACATGTTCTCTGGAATTTTGCTAATCGTTCCGTTGTTCAAAATAATTTCGAGTTTGGGATTATATGATACGGAAACGGCTTTAATTATCACGATGGTTGTACAAACACTACCAACCGCGGTATTTATGCTGAAAAGTTATTTTGACACGATTCCAACTGATATTGAAGAAGCCGCAATGATGGACGGGCTGAATCGCTTCCAGATTATTTTACGAATTATTGTTCCGCTTGCGATTTCAGGTATTGTTTCTGTATTTGTATATTGCTTCATGGTAGCTTGGAATGATTATCTGTTTGCTTCGATTTTCCTATCTAGCTCAGAGAAATTCACGTTACCAATTGGCTTGAATACACTATTTAGTACACCAGATTATATTTGGGGTAGAATGATGGCGGCATCGCTTGTTACGGCGCTTCCAGTCGTTATTATGTACGCAATTTCAGAACGATTTATCAAAGGAAACTTAACTG containing:
- a CDS encoding carbohydrate ABC transporter permease, which translates into the protein MAVSSKKSKRTKKIAFYTTMVVFLCMTLFPFAIMLMTSFKSSKEAISTNPTFFPKEFTFQHYIDIFNPDIFPFLTYFKNSLVVSLFAAGIAVVLGILGAYALSKLRFKGRMTINASFYTVYMFSGILLIVPLFKIISSLGLYDTETALIITMVVQTLPTAVFMLKSYFDTIPTDIEEAAMMDGLNRFQIILRIIVPLAISGIVSVFVYCFMVAWNDYLFASIFLSSSEKFTLPIGLNTLFSTPDYIWGRMMAASLVTALPVVIMYAISERFIKGNLTDGGVKG